ATATGTCTCTTTAATGAGCCGTTCTATTGCAAGTTGGTTGATGAGGCTCCATCTCATCTTTGGCCCATTAGTTTCAGCAGCCTCTTGCTTCTACAGCAGCCGGCTCACAATGTCTGGAGGTAAATGCTGCATTGCAGTTTTCCTGCTATGGAAAGGACACTCGACTTATTACGTATGGTTGCAAGcttacatcacaaacacacacacgcacacacacacacacacacacacacacacacacacacacacacacacacacacacacacacacacacatacacacacatgtgtatatatatatatataggggtGTTATCTATCTACACAATGTCAAATGTACCAGGTAACAAATGAGAATGTGCTGAAGCATCTAAAAGTGGAACATAGAAGGTGAAAAGTCACAGAAGTCTGAGTGTCCCCATGCTACTGGACTGTTCTAATGCACAGCGAGGTGCTACTGAGAGAAAATAATGGGAACTAATCAATAAAAGggtaaaaatgttgtttacaaTTAAAGTTTTGGAGTGTAAAGAAGAGTTCATTTTCAAAAGATTATAAACAAGTAATTCTCAACACACAGCTCATCCTGAACCTCGGTGAGGTTTTGTCACAGCAGCCGTTATTAGCCTCTCAGGAGAAGTTTGCTTTCCAGGTTTTATGCCAGAAGCTTTTTTCTGTCAGAAAAGGTTTCAGGCTCTTCAGGATAGAAAGCAGCAGAATCTGAAAGCGACTTGTAAACAGGTTGTGGTGGATGAATGGGTCAACCACTTTCATCCAGGACACTGGGGTGTACAAATCCTGTAATATCTTTGTTTCTCACAAGAAGCCTTTAAGGTAATGCTAGTGCTGAACACAACCTGGTACATGTCTAATAGTCCATGGTCTGGGTCtcagcaacaaaataaaacataacctctgacACATTGCCAACTGGAGGTGGTGCTCACAGAGCAAATGAAACCGCATACTGAGTTACACTGGGCAAAATGCAGGACTTACACTGTGAAACAATGGGTAAAACTGAATACTGAGGGAGACTTAATACAGTTAAACACTGAGTAACAATAACTAATGTTTCCAGGGGGGTGCACTTCCCGAATTAAACTAAACCTGTGTCAGACTTTGAGCTCTGTGAGTCAGGTCTGCAGTGAGCTTGATGTAGTTTCTCTTAAACTCTCTTAAACAAAACGGCTTTATTCTCTAATGACCCTGTGAAGCTCAAAACACTGGTATGTACAAGCTCAGGAGTGTAGTTGTCTGGCAGCGATTTTCCAAGATATGATcttataaatgtttaatatttgccCATGAATGGGTTGTTTTCGTTGCAATTTTTaacactttacactttacacaATTGCACATCCATTACAGAACATGGCTTTTCTTCAACCCCAaagaataaaatgttattaggctttgaaacataaaatattaacaaaactttttttataaatcagaaAAATCTAATATAATAACAAACATTGTATGATGTATGAAAAAAATTTATAATCTTAATTTTatcagagggaaagaaaatgcTATCAAATGTCAACATATTAAAAGTTATGATAAGCTGAAGAGCACAATAAGGTTATGATAAAACTGTATGGTTATGATAAAACACATAGATTTCCCATTAGTGGAAAATGTTGGTCTCCTGAAAACTATTAAACTTGACCTTGCTgttgatatatatttaaataatcagATAAAACTATTCTAAAGTGGCTCTCAAGGATTTAGTACAGAATAGAAACAGAAAACCTATATTGTCATCGTGGTCATCATCACCAAGAGCATGTAAACAATTACACAATTAACTCTTATTACAAATGGTTTAAATTAAATCACGATATCGATATATAATACGTAGCTCAAGCATCAAGAAAAAAAGATAGAAGCAGTTTCTGTAATATAAACATGATATTTTGAAGTGATGAACCAACGTTTTTACTGTGACCACAATATTATTCTACTACCCCAACTGTAAAACTGTTTACTATGTGGTTGTTATATAATATATCTATTTAGGACGGTTTTTTTGTCAACGTTTGTGCAGCACAGAGTGTTACATGTACAAATAAACTGTGCAGCTGTAGAAAACAACTCTGAGGGTCACCCTGTCTTAACTGATACGACTGAAATCTCGATAAGAGCCTGGCTGATATGGGACCACACAGGCGTGTATATAAAGTGTGTTCAGATCTGGAGAGTCGGATCCACCCAGGAGAGCTGTGTGTACAGGAGGGATCATGAAGTGTCTTGTTGCTGTTCTGGTCTGCGCCGTGCTTGCAGAGGGAGTCGTCAAGTAAGGAATCTGTATTTCCTAATTCTGACTTCGGAATTCTAGCATGAGAAGACTTTAAGGTTTTGCTTCCTTCTTCTTCCCCAGGATCCCTCTGCAGAAGCACAAGTCGATGCGCGAGGCCCTGAGAGAGAAAGGCATCGAGCTGCCGTACCAGGACCCGGCTCTCAAGTACCAGGCCAATGAGTTTGCTGGCTCGGCCAACATGTACATCAACAACTACGCTGATGTGAGAACGCCTGGGTTTACACCACTTTTGCATAATGTACACccccaaataaaaaagaaaggtgcTCTGAAACTAATGGACGtgtttaaccctaacccttttttatTGTGCTCCCCTCTATCTCCAAACAATGTGTTGTCCAGACCACCTACTACGGAGCGATCAGCATTGGAACACCCCCTCAGTCCTTCCAGGTGCTGTTTGACACCGGCTCTGCCAACCTGTGGGTTGACTCCATCTACTGCAGCACTCAGGCCTGCAGTGAGTACAAACCTACAGGATTTACACTCTAAATCCTCATCTGTCACGTTCCTCAGAACATATGTGCATGTGAAGAACGTCTCCAGaggacttaaaggttcagtgtgttcgATTTAGGTAAAAGGGATCTATCGGCAGAAGTTGAATAGGAaaaaatcctagtgatgtttttacttgtgtgtttcatctaaattgtacgaattgttgttttctttgcccGACAATTAATATTTACATTGGGAGCAGATTGTCTCTATTGAGGCCATCatgttttctacagtagcccagaccgGACACCTTaggagtttttatgacaactgaaggcttctCCTTCATGCTTGGAAGGGGAGGGCGAGggatattcagctgcaatatgcaacttcagcactagatgtcactaaatcttacacactgaacctttaaagctgATACAGGCTGAGCATACAGTACATACTTATGTTGTATTTTTTCAGCTTATTTCGAAGAGATCACACATTGTATAAACACGGTATTTTGATATTCTGTGTAATTACAGTTATGCAAATCAAAACTACTAAGTGACTACTCTAATTCAAATTCAGCTCATGATTTCTAAAATCAAAAGAATTACCAGAATGTGAAAAGGCTCTGCTATAGACATAGGGACAGCTTCAGAAAAATGGCTGCAGAAATTAATCCAGATCTATTTTACAGACGCACACACCAAGTTTGACCCCCGGCAGTCGTCCACCTACTCTGCCAAGGGTCAGACCTTCTACCTGCCCTATGGAGCTGGAAGCCTGTACGGAACATTTGGATACGACACTGTCAATGTAAGTCAAGACATCGAGAACAATCAGTTCAACATGTGAATGGTTGCCATGTTTTTCATTCACTTTTAGCAGACTACACAGGACTGAGTCATACTGAGACAGACTCTCACCAGGGAGCAGGCGTACATGTGTTGCCTCGCAGCAAAAAACATCCCTGTATTAAGTTGGTCAGACTTGCATCATGCGGGAAATGGTTTATACCCAAAGATCAGTGCAGGCAGTCTTATGTGTATTAAGTATTAAACCTGTATTTTAAAGTAAATGGATTTTTACTCATAGGATACTCAGGGAAGTCGtggtaataaaataatatagaatTCAAATAATAATTCTAATCAATTAGTCTTGGAGCAAAATAACAGTGGGCCTACCAAATTCAATATGCTACACATTGATTATGTATGTGTACAATCTAAAATTTGCATCTTCTACTGGGTCTTATTTGCGGGTTTTGGACCAATAGGTTGGCGGGATTGTGATCAAGAACCAGGAAATTGGTCTGAGCACAAACGAGCCTGGCCAGAACTTCGTGGTGGCCAAGTTTGACGGCATCCTCGGCCTGTCCTACCCCTACATCTCCGCCGGAGGAGAGACCCCCGTCATGGACAACATGATTTCTCAGAACCTGCTGGGTGCCAACATATTCGCTTTCTACCTGTCCAGGTGAAACTGATCAAATAAGAGTTTTAGTGTATGATACACATTCTCTCCTCATAAGGAGCTTGCAGCTGAGTTTTGGTTGTGTGGTTTAGGGAAGGACAGCAGGGCAGTGTCCTCTCTTTCGGAGAAGTGGACAACAGCCTGTACCAGGGCCAGATCTCCTGGACCCCAGTGACCTCGGAGACCTACTGGCAGATCGGTGTTCAAGGGTCCGTGCTTTTCCAACATTTAATCAACATAAATCAATCTTCTGTTTTTATCGTGAAGTTTATGTGCTGATATTTGTgcaagaaaacacaactttggGCACATGCTTCCTCCCACAGATTTGAGATCAACGGTCAAGAGACAGGCTGGTGCTCTCGGGGCTGCCAGTCCATTGTCGACACTGGAACCTCCTCGCTGACAGCTCCAGGCCAACTCCTGCCTTACATCATGCAGGCCATCGGGGCCCAACAAAGCCAGTATGGCGAGGTAAGACaaactgagggacagacaggcaAACAGACAATCACTCACCCACAAAGCAAAAACAATCAGAGAGTAAGCCGCTGTCATTATTTCCCTGTTTGTATGCTGCACCTTTACATTCACATATCTGCACATGAAACctctcacacactttctcttcGTTGTCCTGATCTCTAGTACATGGTGGACTGCAGCCAGATCAACAACCTGCCGACTCTGAGCTTTGTTATCAGCGGTGTTGCCTTCCAACTTCCTCCTTCTGCTTACATCATCCAGGTAAGTTACTACATTCATGTCTGATAAGATTCATCCAAGTCATGATATATCCTTAGATTTACCACATTCTTGCAAGCATGTATCTCTGTGGGTTCATACACCCTTAACGGTATTGCTTGAGTGTATCGGCAGTAATGTGAAAATTAATTTTTCTCCACCTCCCATTAAAACAGAATGGATACCAGTCCTGTTCAGTGGGCATCACCCCCACCTACCTGCCCTCTCGTGATGGCGAGCCCTTGTGGATCTTTGGAGACGTGTTCCTCAGAGAGTACTACTCCGTCTATGACCGCACCAACAACCGTGTCGGCTTTGCTTCAGCTGCCTAAGTCTTGATGGACAATATGGGTTCATTTCAGTTAACATATTTGTTAGTGTGAAATTTACCCCACTACATATAGCAGTGTACGTCTTTTAAATCTTCAGATTGGTGTAGAAAGGTCTTGACAAACATAACCTGGCTACAACTGTATATTCAAAAAAGAAAGGACTTTGATGGGAAAATGAAATAACATAAATATCAAGCAGAATAAAGGTGAAAAtctgagattcaagagctttaaTCTGTCTTAATGAGTTTTCTTTATCGTAACAGCACAAACCCTGGGATGTTACAGGGGTAGCCTTCCTTTTTAATTAACCTTGggcctgtgtgtatatatgtgtgtttgcgtgtgtgtgtgtgtgtgtgtgtgtgggtgtgtgtgtgtgtgtgtgtgtgtccaagtaCTTCTTACGACAAATGGTGATTTTTCAAATATCATACAATCCAGGCACATACAAAGACTACTCTTGAAAAAGCTAATCAATGAAGGGCCAGCATTTAAAAGGATCCATTGGCAACTTGAAtataattatcttttttttaaaggtaacaTCACTTTAAACTAAGAATCCTGTGTTTTCTTAGAATGACCATTTATATCTACATTGGACGGGGGTTCTCTTATAAGGAGTCCACCAAACTGcaccaccatgtttctacagtagcccagaatggacaaacaaaacactggCTCTAGAGAGGGCTTGTCATACTTTTGACATTACCTGAAAGCTAAAGTAGATTCTCCTACCCACTTAAGAAGGGAAGGGGGAGGCGAGTGGTATTCACGTGGTTTCAATGTGCATCCTCGcctctagatgtcactaaatccacACTGAGCATTTAAAATGGTTTTCTCAACCTCCCAAACCTAAGTGTGGTGTGTGGGGGTGATTAGAGCTTCGGAACTCTTGCCAccatggatacacacacacacacacataaacacacacacactcacacacacacacacacacacacacactcacacactcacacacacacacacacacacacacacacacacacacaaaagagacTGTCTTAAACCAGGAGCAATAAGGTCACTAATGAGCTTCTCGACTATCCGAACCTTCAGGGAATCTTTacttgtatgtgtgagtgtgtgagtgtgtgtgtgtatggttcACAATGGAAACACACCACATCAATGCACCTTTAATCCAAGGCAGCTTGTAACCACCGTACAATATCTCACGTTTGATTGTTTTGAATGACGAGTTAGAGCAACGGAAGCTTTTAGGAGGAAGAGCTGAGATCAAGTCAGGAAGACGAGAATCCTCAGCATGTTGTTCAAGAGAATACAAAATCTGTGTTTCATTACTCAAAGCAACTTTCATTGTGAAAAGAAGCATTGCAACAGATTTGGGTCCAAAGTGCAGACTCAGGAGGcttttaatgttgtttgtgaTGGTTTCCTTTTGAGACTAATCATGCTTATGTCTTAAAATGGACGTGGTAATGATCTGCTTACTCAAAGACGCACATGAAGTCAGTCATCCAGAGTCAGTGTCCCTGTCACTCTGGATAATCCCACAGAACACACTCACAATGGATACCCAAGATTATTTCATGGGTAGAAAGTACAATAGTGTCAATCAGAACTGAACCACAGTGACACTACAGACACTATAGTGACAGTGTTTCTGGAAAGGGATGGTACTGGTGAATTATTTCAAAGGTCATTTGTCAATGCTGTgagcagaataaaataaattaattcgGTGCCACAGAGTTTGAGTGGAGATGATTACCTCAAAATCTGGATGAATACAATTAAAACACAGAAGATTGGCTTCATATCAGCCGTACACACTTGGAAGGATTTGCCCTTTAATTTAATCTGTCCTCTGTCGTTCATTTACTTTACTTTGGTCATTGTCTGGTAACCTCCATGACTTCCAATTTTCGACtccattttgtttgtgtgcttatCTGTTTTGGTTCtcctctggacacacacacacaaacacacacactgacacacgcacacacagacacacacacacacatacacagacacacacacacacacacagaaatactaCATCAACTCCAGTTTTCCATTCTCCTACTTTCTCATTTTATCTTACAATAGATGTGCTGTGTCCTTTTCTGAAATGTTCTCCAGTTTTAATTTCAGAATCAatatcatataaatataaagtgagATGAGAGTGAGACTATTGTAGTGTTTGCATTATGTCCATGTCCCTGTTGGATGTTTAGACAACGTGCAAGTGAGCGTGCAGTGCCTGTCACAGCGCATTGTGTTCTGCTTGCTTCATACCAGACACTCTGACACCCTGTTTCCAGCATCCAGTCCATCTCTGCTTGTGATTGTTCTTAATAATTCTGATTTGAAGCTGAGGCTTTGAAGCTGAGGAGAGAAACATCAAATTCTCTTCCACAGTTTTAAgctgatttaaatcaaatatatcttATACCACTATATTGTTCTATTAACAGCCGTGATACTAAAGATCCTACACAGTTGCACTTTTGGCCTCTATGCTGCAAAAAATATGGAACACTTCAAA
Above is a genomic segment from Pleuronectes platessa chromosome 7, fPlePla1.1, whole genome shotgun sequence containing:
- the LOC128444573 gene encoding gastricsin, yielding MKCLVAVLVCAVLAEGVVKIPLQKHKSMREALREKGIELPYQDPALKYQANEFAGSANMYINNYADTTYYGAISIGTPPQSFQVLFDTGSANLWVDSIYCSTQACNAHTKFDPRQSSTYSAKGQTFYLPYGAGSLYGTFGYDTVNVGGIVIKNQEIGLSTNEPGQNFVVAKFDGILGLSYPYISAGGETPVMDNMISQNLLGANIFAFYLSREGQQGSVLSFGEVDNSLYQGQISWTPVTSETYWQIGVQGFEINGQETGWCSRGCQSIVDTGTSSLTAPGQLLPYIMQAIGAQQSQYGEYMVDCSQINNLPTLSFVISGVAFQLPPSAYIIQNGYQSCSVGITPTYLPSRDGEPLWIFGDVFLREYYSVYDRTNNRVGFASAA